ctgagctcaaaggatccacctgcctccgcctcccagagtgctaatattacaggcgtgagccaccgcgcccggcctatgaggGACTTTTAAAAGGTACAAAGAGACCTGCAGCtggagcagaggggagagagtTTCCCAAACCCAGGGCAGTCCCGAGGAGCTCAGGGCAGGAGCCTTTTTCTCTTGCTCCCTTTGCAGGTCTTGGTCAGTGACTCCTAGGCCTGCGCTGTCCTGCATGTAGCTGCTGGACGCGTGGCAGAGCCCTTACCTCAGGCTAGCTGGAACTGTGATGCACTGCAAGTAGAAACCAAACCAGACTTCAAAGGCTTAATTAgtgtgaaaaaaagaatataaaatatctcagtaaCTTTTTTATACATGTGATGAAATATTTTGggtatattgggttaaataaaatatattattaaaattcacctgtttttactttttaaatgtggctactagaaaatattaaattacccATGTGGCTTGTGTTTGTGGCTCACGCTATCTTCTCTTGGACAGCGCTGCTCTAGACCTTCAGGAGCAGTAGTTGTGCCCCTGCTTCCTGCGACACCCCCCTCCCCCTTGTGAGCTGAGTCTGGGCACAACTGAGAGGGTCGCAGACCTGGGCCTGGCTCCCTCACCTCGGCTCCCTTACCTCGGCTCCCTTCTGGGCTCCAGCCTTCCCAGTGCCAGCACTGACTTGCGTGTTAATGAGACTCTACTGGCATTGGGAGCAGAGGTCTGGTGCCCTGTTGTGTGCCAGTTATGTAATCTGTGCTGCCCAGAAGGGCCACTAGATGCTGCTCTGTGATCCCTGAAAGAACAAAGGATACTTCCTCGGGAGTCAGGGCTCAGGCTGGCTCTATTTGGAATCCTTCCTGGAAGCTGTAGCTGGCCACGGCCTTGGCCTCCCTTCCTCAGGGTGGGTGGTGTGGGAAGTagggcaggcagaggaggggacgCTCCTGCTTGTTAGCTGCCCAGCCCAGCAGGCAGCCAGAGATAGGCTATAGGATAAGTAGGCTGATTGATGGGGGTGGGATTTGGAGATCTTCCCTGTAGTTCTCCGATGAAGGCAGAAACAGCCGCGCACCATTCAGCTGGGTCTGCCTTCTGGGTCCTCGATGCTGCCATTTCAGGCAGCTAGATGACTGCCCTTGCTTGCTTGCTTCCCAGCTGGGGCAGTGATGGGAGGTGTGTGGTGCCTTGGTGGGTAGGGGTTCCTGGCAACCCCTTCCCTGGTCACAGCAGTGAATACAGTTAGTTTtgtttgcccaggctggcttcgaactcctgggctcaagtgatcctcctgcctcagcctctgagtagctgggactacaggtgcgcaccactgtGCCTGGTAAGGAGCTCTTTTTGACGGTGCTAGGGAAGGGCTGGCTGGACAAAGGGGAGAGAGGACACTAGGGTGTGGCCCTGCTGGAAAAGGCCCGTGCAAACACATGCTGCTTTGATTCGGGAAAGAGTGGGGTGAGGTGGAGCTTGGTATTCCCACCATGAACTGGAATAGCTAGAATTGAAGTTCAGTTATAGGTAAGAGTGGGCCCGGGTTTTCATAAGGGATGGGTTACAGGCTTAGAAATCTGGGCATATTTTGGGAAATGGAAAGCATTTAACCTTTGCTCAACACTAGAACCTGAAGGGGGCATGACGCATAGAAAAGGCATTGTGGACATGGGGCAACTTGAGCTGATCCTGTCTACTAGGGGGGAAAGAGGCTGGGGTTCGGCTTTGCCTTTGAGAAAAAGGGAGATACTGAGCCAGGGGACCTGTGGGTCCCGACTTCAAGCTTCTTACTGTAAGGGAGTGGAGGGTTGAGGACAGCTCCCTGTGAAGAGCAGGTGGGGTTGTGCATTGAGGAACATGCAGAGGGAGGGCCGCGTTGGGCTAAGAGCCTGTCTCCATCATCTAAGTTACCATAGTAGCTGCTGTGGATGTTCTGAAGGGCTATGGAAGGAGTAGCCCTCTGGGTACAGAGCAGTGCAGTTTCCACCCCCTAAAGCTGTGATTTAACACTATTGACAGAGAAATCTCTGGGTGGTACCTAAAATCTAGCACTACCTTGATGGCAGTATTGTTCTCAATGATACCAGATTCAGCTTCTCCCCCAGGCAGTTGGCAGAGGTGGCACAGGTTGACAGCGGGTTGACAGCCTAGTGTGTTGCCGTGCTCAGGAAATTGGGCGTTACCCTCTTCTTTCGAGCGCCACTCCCCCATTTCTAGGTCCAGAGGTGATAATCTCAATTAAGATATGGCTGGGTCTCCTGTTGCCTAGGTTTGTGGTCAGATTTGAATCAATCTttagaatcaaagtaaaataaaatcataaatgcaCAGTGGGCTTTGTGAAGGATCTGGATTCAGGTCTATGAGAGAAGTTCTTATTCAGAACCAGAATTTTGCTCAATTTTACCGGCAACCAGTTTTCAAATTATACAcgtttagaaaatgaaaatcatttaaatCAGAGGGTCAGAAGGCTGGTTGGTGGTCCAGTTGCTTCAATTTTAATACAACAGAGAAACGGGTGAGTGGAAATTTCGAGGTCCTATTTGTGATGGACTCAGGATTGGCTCCTCATGGCGAGTCTGGGGCTTCAGGCCTTGTACCAGGTGTGGCGTGGAAAGCCAGCCGCTGTCTGCGGAGTGGCCAGAACCTCCAAGCCTCGCTGGCCTGGATTGCTGAGACCTACCTGGGCCGCGGGCATTTGCCCGGGATGAGGGGACGGGAGGCCCCGGAGGGGATGGCACTAGAACCGCACGGCCTGTCCACTCGGGATGCGCGGGCGCTCGGGCGGCCTCAGTAAAGGCATCGCCTCTCCCCGCCCAGGGCCTTCTTCCCCGCGCTCCCTGGCTTCTTTCCCCGGGGTCGCGGCTGTCAAATGGAAGGAGGGAGCTCGGCGCCAAGGCCTCGGTGGAGGGCTTCTTACGCGGCCCGGCGGCAGCTTCAGACCGCCGCGGCCAGGGCGGGTGCGCGGCTGCGAGCGCCCCCGCGGCCGGCAGCTGCGGGAGCCGCGGCGGGAACAAAGGCAGCACGTGTCTgggcggggcgcgggcggggTCGCTCCTCGGCCCCGCCTTCCCCCGCGCGGCCCCGGCCCCGTGGGCTGAGCTCGGCTGCGCCGGCGCCCGCGACTCTCCGCGGCCGGGCTGCTGCTGGGTGGTGTCGCCGGGCGGGCGGCGAGCTGTGCGGGAGGGGGCGGCACCCGAGGGCGGGGCGGGCCCGGCGCCGCGTGGACCTGCCGCCGCCGCCCGAGTCGGGCTCCCAGATGGCGCGCGGCCAGTGAAGGCGCCTCCCGCTCGCCGCCCCGTCCCACCCGCACGGCGCGCGGCTCGGACCGAGGACGCCGGCGGCCGCGGCTTCCCGGCGAGACCAGGCCGCCACGCGCGTCCCCGCGAGGGAGGGCGCCGAGGTgcgcgccgggggcgggggcgggagcgcggcggcggcgacggcgaaggcggccgggcgggggcggggccggcgcctGCAGAACCTTGGACAGAAGCtcggagccgccgccgccgccgccgccgccgccgagcgCGAGCGCCGCCGAGCGCCGGGACCGCGGCGGCCGAGCCGCGGCGCGCATTGCAGAGGGCGCGGAGCGCAGGAGCCGCCGCCTGCCAGGTAAGTCTGCCTTGGGCGGCCGTCCGCTGCCCGGGAGCGGGGACAGGGGTCGGGGCCGCGCGAGGGGTCGCGGCGGGGGTCCCCGCAGGCTCCGCCGGCGTCCGGCCCCCTCCGGCTGCGCCGCGGGACCGCagggcggcggcgggcgggggtgcTGCAGTGGCGGCGGCGAGGCTgcggcgcggggcgcgggcggggcgggAGCCCAGGGAAGGGCCCCGCGGGTCCCGGCCGAGGGGCGCGGCGCGGAGCCCCGCCTGTGCTGAGAACCATCTTGTTTTCCACGCAGATCCGAGGGCAGCACGCGTCCCGGGAGCGCCCCCGCCTCCTCCCCGGGGCCGCCGCAGCCTCGGTGAGCCGGTTTTTCCCTCCGGCCGGCAGGCTGGGCGCGCAGGGGCGTGGGCCCCCGCCCGGCGCGCACAGGCACCATGGGCACGGTGCTGTCGCTGTCCCCCAGCTACCGGAAGGCCACGCTGTTTGAGGATGGCGCGGCCACGGTGGGCCACTACACGGCCGTGCAGAACAGCAAGAACGCCAAGGACAAGAACCTGAAGCGGCACTCCATCATTTCCGTGCTGCCTTGGAAGAGGATCGTGGCCGTGTCGGCCAAGAAGAAGAACTCCAAGAAGGTGCAGCCCAACAGCAGCTATCAGAACAACATCACGCACCTCAACAATGAGAACCTGAAGAAGTCGCTGTCGTGCGCCAACCTGTCCACATTCGCCCAGCCTCCACCGGCCCAGCCGCCCGCACCCCCGGCCAGCCAGCTCTCTGGCTCCCAGACCGGGGTCTCCTCGGTCAAGAAGGCCCCGCACCCTGCTGTCACCTCCGCAGGGACGCCCAAACGGGTCATCGTCCAGGCGTCCACCAGCGAGCTGCTGCGTTGCCTGGGCGAGTTTCTCTGCCGCCGGTGCTACCGCCTGAAGCACCTGTCCCCCACGGACCCCGTGCTCTGGCTGCGCAGTGTGGACCGCTCGTTGCTTCTGCAGGGCTGGCAGGACCAGGGCTTCATCACGCCGGCCAACGTGGTCTTCCTCTACATGCTCTGCAGGGATGTTATCTCCTCCGAGGTGGGCTCGGACCACGAGCTCCAGGCCGTCCTGCTCACCTGCCTGTACCTCTCCTACTCCTACATGGGCAACGAGATCTCTTACCCACTCAAGCCCTTCCTGGTGGAGAGCTGCAAGGAGGCCTTTTGGGACCGTTGCCTCTCTGTCATCAACCTCATGAGCTCCAAGATGCTGCAGATCAACGCTGACCCACACTACTTCACACAGGTGTTCTCTGACCTGAAGAATGAGAGTGGCCAGGAGGACAAGAAGCGGCTCCTTCTAGGGCTCGATCGGTGAGCCCTGTAGCCCGCGCCATGGCTCAAGGattcaatgcatttttaaaaatttattactaAACAGATCAGTTTTGTGTACAGTATGTGTCTAGCAAAGCCACCAAGGGCCTCTCCATTCCCACGTTAATCTCCTTGGGGTTTTTTTCAGCCCTGCCAAGAACTCTGGGCACTTTTGAACTCACAAACCTCGTGCAAAACCCAGAAGACGTATTCAGAACCACTGAGGCCACTGACCTCTCACTTTGGGGAACTCGACTGATGTGCCCCGTCGCCTGTGCCCTTGCTGGATCCAGGGTGGGCAAGGCTGCCTGCTGCTCCTGCAGGGGAGCTGCAGCGGGGCCCCTGGCTGGTTGGCCCAGGGAGGAACTGAGGTTTCTGGTTGGAGGCCCTTTTCCGGCTTCTGCTGTGGGTCGGTCACTGTCCCAGGGACTCCTGGAGCCAGCCGCCCGGACTGAGCCACAGGTGGGATTGGGAGGCAAGGTCTCGATGGCCTGGGACATCTTCAGTCGAGGCGAGGCAAAGCCAGGCAAAGATTGTGTCTGGTCTTTTGACCATGCATGGTCTTGGCTTGCTGTTTGCTTTTTTAGGGAGAGGGAATTTCCTTTAGTGGAGAAATGGAACTCACCCCCTCCCCCTTGCCTGCCGCTCCCACCTGTGTTGGTAGTGTTGGCTAATGAGCTGGTTTGACTCATTAAATTCTCTCATTTTGGGTCCCAGCTAAAGGGGTGGGGTGACGCTGGGGACAACTCCTTTCCTGgaagaatttttcatttgaatattgCAGTATAGTCACCCTGTGGCAAATGCCGGGACATCTGCAGGTGCCAGTCAGCAGCAGCCTGCCTTCTGGGCAGGTGGCGGGGGTGCCATGCCTGAGACCAAGCCAGTGCCCCCCTAAGGGCTGAGGCCTCTTGCTGGTGCACATGGCATTTGCCCTGCagagccaggggtgggggaggtgatgTCAGGGATTGGGGTGATGTGGTAATGgcatgcccccacccccacctctgttaATTTAAAGCTGTTTCCAAACAGTTCAGTTTCTTCTGGAGAGGAAGCCTTGCCTTGCAAGGCCAGTGAGACAGCTGGATCTTGGAGACAATTAAAAGATGGGAGTGCAACTCCTGATTGCTTTGGAAGCCTGCTGATTCTACAGCTGATCATTTGCAGCTGCTGGTTTGGGTTCCTACCTTACCCTAGTGGCTGTAAAAACACACGATGTGTACTTTGTcagttttctttctaattctccCACATTGGTGGCTTGGGACTTGGGAGAGGACCAAGAGAAGGGAGCAAGTGTTCTTCCGTGGTCCGTCGCTCTGGCTTTGGAGAACAAAGACCCACATGAAGACATTACAGAGGATTCTCTcttccagccccaggcccctTGGGCAGTGCTGGGAtgtgggactggggagggggggcAGAGTGTCATTTTACATAGGATTAGGTTTTAGGTGGCTACCGATTTCAGCACAAGCACTACTGATAGTCACATAACAAAAGAGAAAGCTGTGAAATTGAGGGCCCGATTTCAGAGGCCTGGAGCAGAACCTTCCGGCCCGCAGTGTTCCCAGAGGTGGGGAAGAAGAGGCCCGCTGGCCGACCGCCCCTCGAGGCCCAGCTCAGCCGTTCCTGGGACTGTCAGATAATCGGATGCGGTGCCGGGAGGACCCTGCGGCTGCCGGCAACGGGCTTCACCGAGGCACCTCTCTGCCAGGCTTCCACACAGCCAGTCTGCTGATCCTGCTGCCACGCGCGACCCGAGGTGGGAGACCCCTGGTGGCTTGGAAGAGGGAGGGTCGGTGCCAAGTCTCAGGAGGAGGGCGCATGTTTGTAGTCACCTTCGGCTGGCTGGACCTGGCCTGGAACTACGCGGTTAAGTTGCAGCCACGGGATTCCAGTTTTGtgtctgtttccttctctctccatatttttttattttttggaggagGTGCACCTTTCAGGAGTGGTTTGGGGATGAAGGAAACAACTCTCTAGTCCCCTCAGTGTGAAGCCTGTCGcgtctcctctctctccttgcaCTGGTCATCAGTATTGTGTAAAGGAACAACCGATATACTTGAGTGTGCAAGCAACGAACCCATGTGACATGCTGCTATGAAGACTACTTttagaacaacaataaaaaaaaactaatctaCAAAAAAACCTTTATTCTTTAATTGTTGCTTTTACAGTGATATTGTGCATGCAAACCAGGAGCATTTTGTgtcttaagaaaaataatcttaGAACAGATGGCTGTGAAAATTACACCCATGCACAGAACAAGCCACAGGAATAATAGTTCAGgatttggtttttctcttttaattgtaAACCTGAAGGGTTGATATATTCTTTCCATGCAGTTATTAGAATTTAGTTTTGTTCCAACAGTTGTTAAAACttgcaatgaaaagaaaatgtgccATTTTTTTCACTCAGAATTATTCATAGCTGTATATTTGAAACTGCTAATTACACACGTGTgctgtttgttggtttttttagtGCAATTTCTTCTGTAGCTATTCTTTGACCAAACTGTGggtattgttaatattaatttatatttgtctcattttgtatgtatgtgtagtgtgtgagtatgtgtggttTATAATCTGACAAAGTCATGAAGCTCAGTTTGGCTGTAATTTAATTCCCCttcccttatttttatttatttttgtactgtGCTGATTCA
The Eulemur rufifrons isolate Redbay chromosome 9, OSU_ERuf_1, whole genome shotgun sequence DNA segment above includes these coding regions:
- the CDK5R1 gene encoding cyclin-dependent kinase 5 activator 1; this encodes MGTVLSLSPSYRKATLFEDGAATVGHYTAVQNSKNAKDKNLKRHSIISVLPWKRIVAVSAKKKNSKKVQPNSSYQNNITHLNNENLKKSLSCANLSTFAQPPPAQPPAPPASQLSGSQTGVSSVKKAPHPAVTSAGTPKRVIVQASTSELLRCLGEFLCRRCYRLKHLSPTDPVLWLRSVDRSLLLQGWQDQGFITPANVVFLYMLCRDVISSEVGSDHELQAVLLTCLYLSYSYMGNEISYPLKPFLVESCKEAFWDRCLSVINLMSSKMLQINADPHYFTQVFSDLKNESGQEDKKRLLLGLDR